The DNA segment ttttaataatattaattatttttaataatattaattatttttaataatattaattatatttattattatttaataatattaataatatttattattatttaataatattaataatatttttaatattgttaatattattaataatgttaatatcaacaatatttaataatatttagtaatattaataagttattataataatttataatgtattaatttgaataataatgttaatgaaattaatattgtaaattatattaaatatataaataatattattaatgtttatattattaattatattaatatagataatcataataattataattataattaataatgttataaatttaaatgataataatattaatgaacttattaatataaatgatattaaatatataaataatattagtagtgtttatattattaattatattaatattgataattatataataataattaatagtattattaatttaaataataataataatattaatgtaattaataatataaataatattaaatatattaataatataaataatattaaatatataaacaatattaataatgtttattttattatttatattaatattgataatcatactaataagtataataataatcataatatcaCAATAAAATTTGACTAGTGTAATTGTTAAAACATTTTTGGTTATTATTCAAGGGATCTGACTTCGTGTCACACCTAATTTATTTACGAAATTcttacataaataaattaatttttttctggtagtgtaactccatttatttatttttctttcaacttTACCAAATATAATTGGTGAATTCTTCTTAACTTGAATTAGcttattattacttttgaagtttatactttttaaaatttaggactcaatttattttcttttaattttgtttgtttattttttctttctttttttatttattttggtcttttattttattactggCACAAAAAAATCATCATCAAATCTGCATATCTTATTAAATTTATTGGTCGGTACTGGATGAGTCAATCACTTGGTCTCGGCGACCGATTGGCCATATCAAAATACATTTAAGGCATCCAATAAATGGGCAGTGACACTTATAAAATCTTCCAGTCAACACTGATATTTAATAGGTTCAGTTCATCATATAACAAAAGTTCATAActaaacaatataaataaaccATCTACGGAGGAGTAAGGTACGCTTTTAATCAGTTATCACAATTCACTCTTAACacagagtacttacttgatcatCAGAATACCTTTTTTCAGGTCAACCCCGACTGAGCACCAACAATTAAAGGAGGAGACTTAAAGTCAAGAACAAGGAAGCGACCGAAACATCAACAATTATATAATCAGTTTCAGATAGTATCTAGGTTCACTTCGTCTatacaaatatattaaataaaaaactatttaaataaCTTATGTAAAAAGAAATGcactaacatttttttttttaatttctgaacATTTttgcatcagttaaaagtttacCTGGTCTAAAACTTCCCTTAAAAATCTTCTTTTTGACGTTTTAGATATGGCATCTCTCACAATTCACTGTTCTGAAGCTATAAagaaaaacttttcaaaaactcttaTTCCTCTTGTGTTACAAAGCTTGCAAGCCTTCGACTAAAATAACTTCTCTTTTGTCATGGATCTTGACATGTTTTTATGCTTCACTAAGaagttgttttttcttttatgaagCCTAGAAAACATTCTATGATTGCTTATTGCATTTTGGatcttataatattaaaattttgaagttaGTTTTTCTCCAAGTTGTTCTAGATTTCTTTATATTCGAACTCGAGGAGTGCATGACATAATCAGATAACAGTGTTACGACAAGGAGCATGATTTGTAACGGTGGCGTTGATTTATGGCAGCAAGAACACCGTTATCAATCTCCACTATTTctatgaaaatttaaattttggattttactcaaatcaacaaagaaaaaaataaatagacaTGACAAAGTCGATTCAGCTTAAGTCGGTCCGTCAACCTGTGAAAATTTAAGCGAATAAGATTAGTATTTGTAATCCTAACCTATCCCATGTTACTTtcttctaaataaaaaaatatatttaaaaaattattttttatattatattatttaaataatattgtaacttaaataataaatatttataaattaaattttaattattagttataataaaataatttaagatatatgggtaataattattttaatttatttaattaggatactagttaatcaattaaaaaatatttatataattaaatatgatttaaatatatatattaaaataaataaaataaaataaaatttaaaaactactagGAGACTGATCTGCCAATCCGTCCTTAAACCAACAGACCAAAATTTTTAACTTGTCTAACCATGATAAGTCAATTCCTCTCATATTTTCTACAAATCAATAATGTATCATGTCAAAATAGgtcataaaaataacaaaaaataaaataaaatacctaatttagataaaatttaaataagttagaaactaaataaataaattttctttaataaaattattatttttatataaataggatatgaaagttttaaaaaatataatattttatttttataataactgaattataaaaataaaattaatccaATATTCATTAAATAGATTTTACTTATActgattgaaaattttaaaaatcgaATTAAAcccattaaaaataattgggTTAGATTTGATTTTATCCTAAACATGAATCACATGAATAGGTGAACATCCCTACTAGTTATAGAGGTCCATCTAGCCTAACTTTTTTCTTGCCAATTAATAATTAGATTCAGAGACCTATTTTCTCATACCAATTTGATAAGAAACACTTCTCATCTGGAGATAGGGGATTTGGTTAATAATTGAATAGGTCAGttacaaaaaaaaagagtaaatacGTAAATAAAcagttgaatttttttaattatgttgaaTTAgcagtatttatttatttgaatattttagatCATCAAAGAATgctaattatgaaaaataatggTATTCTTTTACTTTTAACAATGGATATTTGTTATTGGGAATTCTGTACGAAAAATTAGTGATGGGTTGAGTTAATCATTTAATGTTCAATGAGAAGTCTCTATCTTCATTTGGTTGACTATAAAAATTGTTGTCCAATTAAACAAATTAGTATATGTATACaattaatgttttgtttgtCCTCTTAAAAGATGTAGTGGCTTATTGTAGTTCACAACACTTCTATGTAATCAAaatgtttttatgaaaaaacatatttaattatagtaaaatattctttctataattttcaacaaaaaagaattatttaatttttaattaatatcttattttgtttgaaGTTGAGTGAAAGTatttgaaagagaaaaagagtgaaaaaataAGACTTAAAAGAGGGGTAGGCCAGGTTAAAGAAAAGTGTGAAAAGAGGGCATAGGACCATTAAATAAATACTGGTGTTTGATAGTTATGGCTTGTCTAAAGCCATATGCATACTTGGAATGGCTAATACTAGCACAACCTTGTTAGGCTGAATATGATTATATGAATGGTTCATAGTAGTGAGATGGACCATCTACAGAGgtcaaaagatcaaagaagaaaacTCACTTATACAAATCCATGTCAAGAAGCAAATCACCCCAATCCCATTGGCTGCCACTTCCCTCCCCATTCATAATTTCTTCAAATCCTTCTAATTGAAAGTCCATTGACAATTCATTAACAATGCCTTGTTGGTCCAAACATGCATATATGTTGTCTTCCTGTGATTCAACCACTTGATTATGTCCATCAGCATCAAATGTCAGTGAGGACATGCTGCTCTCTTGTTGAACTGCTTTCTCTGTTGGAGACTCTCCCTCACCCCTTCTTTTCACTGAGCTTGAACCAATATTCCTAGCCTGAGGCCTAATCACTTGAACATCTCTGCTTACAGGTTTATCTTCAGCTTCTAGAGCATTTAGTCTTTTGCTCAGATGACAGTTCCAATAGTTTTTCACATCATTAGCAGTCCTTCCTGGTAGCCTTCCTGCAATCAGTGACCACCTGAAACAAAACAAGGGTAGCAACCAACTTAAACCTTTTTGTTTACTGTCTTCAAAAGTTGTTTTTTATTCTCTAAATTTTTTGTCCTTTGGCATATTTTCAaagtgattaaaaataataacaaataaaaataaaaccacTAAAAgggataaaagatataaagatgATGATCTCTTCTAAACTTGTATATATAAAGACCTAAAGATAATCTTTTTTAGTACTGAGACTAAAAAACTTCAATACCTACAAGAATCACATGAGTGATTAAACTTTTTCTTGTAGTTTGTCTTCTTGGCACTACTTCATCAAAAATActtgaagaaaacaaaagacAATCAGAAAACATCTTACTTTTGTTTCTCTGTCTTGAAAaccattttcaaaattttatagattttaaatGAGAAATTGATTACTGAAATTAATGGAATTTCTGTAAAACAGCAGATTTCAAAACAAGAAAGTGAAAAGGAAGCCCTTAATCTCCTATCTTTCATGTACTTTTTATGATGATGAATATGGTACGTGCTATGCTTGcttacaaaacacaaacaccAGCATATATTAAGATATCTTTCCAAAAGCATTTATTGCATGCTATTATTATATCTCCCCCCATAATCTGAAAGAAAGACCATAACTTCTAAGTTAACCTGTTGCCTAATAATTTGTGGAGTTTGATTATCATCTCCACTTCTTCCTCCGCAAAATTTCCCCTCTTGATATTTGGACGGAGATAGTTCAGCCATCTTAGCCTACAACTCTTTCGGCACCTGTTTAAACCTTCAGAAAGCAATAGATTTTATCAGATAAAAAAGAACTGTAAGTAGGAGTATTATGTTTTTGGAAATTTCGCTAAACATTTTTCAATGTCAAAAGCAACTAATCATAATCACTCAGTCTTCAACTTTTGCATTGGTTTGATACATAAATCTCATAAATCATAACCAATTGCTAAAATTGACCAAACCGTTTCACTGTTAAcaaattatttgaattgaattcaGTTCACCAGCTAGCAAAGGAACACGATGCCACTTTCCTTCTCCATATTGTTGTATGCATTTCTTGAGCAAGTGATCTTCTTCTTCTGTCCAAGCAACACCACCCATCTCTTCTCAGCTCCACACTCTGGGACCTTTACTTCTCTCACTTTCATAAAGCCACTAGTACtgcttttatatatatgtatgtatggcATATATACACCTTTTGTTACTTAATGTACAATGTACCAAACCGCCAGCAAGGCAGTAGCAATATGCCATTTCGTGCCTCAAAATCATAGTAAATGGTCCAGTGCTCTTTCTGAAACTCTGAAGCTATGCTCtatgtttttaaataaacatcATAAGTATATGATGGTGGTcctgaaattttgaaaaatcgAGACCTTTGCTCATACCAGAAGCTTGTCTAATTCCTATTAAAAGCCAAACCACCCCATATGTGTTCCTAGTTCATTTGTCATCTCATTTGGATTAGGACACTGTTATATTAACATGGATAATTAGGCTCTATCataaaccaaatttaaaattaataggGTAAGGTCCATCTTAATGGTTTCTACTAAAAGTTTTTTCTTACGATTTCATCTACCTTTTAGTAAGTGAACTTAAGCTGAAACCTATGATTGAAGACCAGGCCCGTAACGTTGTACCACATAGCATTGCACCAGACAAGAGTGAACTAACTATCCATCAATAAGTTTTGGATAGCCTTTATTAATGGCTTGGCAACCTCTAGTAGGTTGCTTGGGCATATCTATGCTTGCGGTCCATGGATGCATAGATTCCAAGATAAAGACAAAGGCTTATTAGAGAAAGGACTAGTTCAAATCAAACTGGTACTTGAATCTTGTTTTTTGTTGTTTGGTGATCCTGACGCTGATATGGCTTTTATTATTGGGACCTATCTTCCTTTGCGTTCTGATAATGCACATGGTTGTCCTGATTCTTGCAGATTATGCACTttcattaaaattgaaaatgccATGCTTAAATTGTGATACAAATTCCTAAGAGGAGATATTTTGTTTGAGTTTAATGAACATGCACTAGTATTATTCATCTGCAATCGTAAATAGTTTTATGCTGTCAACTAATCAGAAATAACTGATGAATAATGTACCAAGTAGTCTATTCGTTGGTTTATTACTATGTACTCTTCTTTCTTCCCTTAGGCAATTGCTATCTATCCTTAGAAAGGGAAAAAAATGAGGAAGGAAGAATTTTATGATTTCCAAACTTGTGTTCTTAGAAGATAATGCAATTCATCATATCTTTTTAGTTGGTACGATCAATTCCAATATTTAAATAGATTTTCCGAAAGGTCTCTGAAAGTGACTGcatcaaacaaaaaataacaatatgCGACTAGTCGTACTTCTACCGTCTTACGTTAGCCAACTAACAAAAGTTTAAAGTCAATTTAGGAAATAAGATAGAAAGCAACACAAGTACAAGTGTACAATGCATTGCAAATAAGTAAAAGAATGTTAGATTTAGTTTCTTAATACATAATTTTAACACCATTCAAATGTGTCAAACGTCACATCTTATGTGCCGTCCAATAATTTTACAATAACGCAAGAAACATAAAGAGATCTTATGCAACTAATATGCTTTGATTTAGAAAGTAAAATCCCATTGAATGGAGCAGATTTATTGTTTTGCATTGGCCCTCTTAGGAAACAGCAAGAAAATGGACAGTGACCATTAACAGTAGTGGCTTGTGAATGATAAATGAACTGAGTTTGATATATTTTTCACGATAGTTTCGTGACTGAACAACTCTTTCCAAATTCATCActgatttttaattctttttaaagCAAACATTTTAAGTCGAAAAACTTCCCTTCAAACCAAGCAAGTAACATGACCTAATCAAATAAAAGAAACTAGGTGGGTAAGGGcaagttaatttgtttaagaaTACATGAAGTATGAATAGTTTATTATTTAAGTTAAAAAGCTTACatatagaaaaaagaaaaaaactattcAAACTTCATTTACAAAAAACCTTATCTctctaaaacaatttttctttatctttttttatttatttttgaaatagttGTTCATGTTTTCATAGATCTAGATTCACATTAGAGATTCTGATGAAAAATAGAATACTtatgtttgataaaaaaaaattagtaagtttttctttggttttttttttttattgagttgTTTTTAAGGGAGGGATGCATGCCTAGGGTTAAGGTTGTGCATGTGATGTTTTTAGGACAAAAATGAATCTCTATTAGTCAATGAGCATGATGATGTATTTAGATTATTAATTAGAGTATTTTATATACATGTTCAGCATTTATGTAGGAGTAAT comes from the Phaseolus vulgaris cultivar G19833 chromosome 8, P. vulgaris v2.0, whole genome shotgun sequence genome and includes:
- the LOC137827074 gene encoding transcription factor MYB1-like gives rise to the protein MGGVAWTEEEDHLLKKCIQQYGEGKWHRVPLLAGLNRCRKSCRLRWLNYLRPNIKRGNFAEEEVEMIIKLHKLLGNRWSLIAGRLPGRTANDVKNYWNCHLSKRLNALEAEDKPVSRDVQVIRPQARNIGSSSVKRRGEGESPTEKAVQQESSMSSLTFDADGHNQVVESQEDNIYACLDQQGIVNELSMDFQLEGFEEIMNGEGSGSQWDWGDLLLDMDLYK